The proteins below come from a single Mya arenaria isolate MELC-2E11 chromosome 8, ASM2691426v1 genomic window:
- the LOC128244349 gene encoding carbonyl reductase [NADPH] 2-like has translation MSLNLKGKRFLVTGAGRGIGRELVRALYKEECRCKEDIEADRPGSFVNVSSVLSHVAFPGQGPYCFTKAALDMITKQFALELGQHNIRVNSINPTLVLTENIKKFIEEVSPVDKLFTLRAPCDRLPEVTEVVVPIMYLLSDMSSMVSGTNQVVDGGMLSCFITHL, from the exons ATGTCACTGAACTTGAAAGGCAAGAGGTTTTTAGTGACCGGAGCAGGACGGGGCATTGGGCGAGAGCTTGTCAGAGCTTTATATAAAGAGGAAT GTCGTTGCAAAGAAGATATAGAGGCAGATCGGCCAGGGTCGTTTGTGAACGTATCTAGCGTCCTTTCCCATGTGGCTTTCCCTGGACAGGGGCCATACTGCTTCACAAAGGCTGCGCTCGATATGATTACAAAGCAATTTGCGTTAGAGCTCGGACAGCACAATATTCGAGTAAATTCTATCAATCCAACATTGGTCCTCACAGAGAATATCAAGAAGTTTATAGAAGAAGTGTCTCCTGTGGACAAACTATTTACGTTGCGGGCTCCGTGTGATCGCCTGCCGGAGGTTACGGAAGTGGTTGTTCCAATCATGTACCTGCTGAGCGACATGTCCTCCATGGTTTCGGGAACCAATCAGGTCGTGGACGGTGGGATGCTCTCCTGCTTTATTACGCACCTCTGA